The Chelatococcus sp. HY11 genome includes a window with the following:
- a CDS encoding methyltransferase: MSTEARGGQAAPGAGGVPDSTLSVDALFGGRLTLTQPRKGHRAGTDAVLLAAAAGDASDGTVVDLGAGVGTVGLAIAARSPSARAVLVESEAALASLARRNCSANGLDDRARVIEADVLAPARTRHAAGLVPAMADLVVTNPPFYAPGRFRTSPDAGRSRAHAMDDDLLDPWVRTAADLLKPRGRLVMIHRADALALVLSALAGRFGAVSLMPAHPRAGEPAVRLLVAAIKGSRAPLSLLPGIILHAPEGGFTAEMEAVNRGNAVLTL; the protein is encoded by the coding sequence GTGTCGACTGAGGCGCGGGGCGGGCAGGCCGCTCCTGGCGCGGGCGGTGTCCCCGACAGCACTTTGAGCGTGGATGCGCTTTTCGGCGGCCGCCTCACTCTGACGCAGCCGCGCAAGGGGCACCGAGCCGGGACGGATGCGGTACTGCTGGCCGCCGCGGCCGGCGATGCCAGCGACGGTACCGTCGTCGATCTCGGGGCCGGCGTCGGTACGGTCGGGCTTGCCATCGCGGCGCGTTCACCTTCGGCCCGCGCCGTCCTCGTCGAGAGCGAGGCCGCCCTCGCATCCCTTGCCAGGCGCAACTGCTCCGCCAATGGGCTGGACGACAGGGCCCGCGTGATCGAGGCGGATGTGCTCGCGCCGGCAAGGACCCGTCACGCCGCCGGCCTTGTCCCCGCGATGGCGGATCTCGTGGTGACTAATCCCCCCTTCTACGCGCCGGGCCGTTTCCGGACCTCGCCCGATGCAGGCCGCAGCCGCGCCCATGCGATGGACGACGATCTGCTGGACCCGTGGGTGCGGACCGCCGCAGATCTCTTGAAGCCACGCGGACGGCTCGTCATGATTCATCGCGCCGATGCCCTCGCCTTGGTCTTGTCGGCCCTGGCGGGACGTTTCGGCGCGGTATCGCTGATGCCGGCGCACCCGCGCGCTGGCGAGCCGGCCGTGCGCCTTCTCGTGGCGGCGATCAAGGGCAGCCGCGCGCCGCTCAGCCTGTTGCCCGGCATCATACTGCATGCGCCGGAGGGAGGGTTCACCGCCGAGATGGAGGCGGTGAACCGCGGGAATGCCGTCCTGACCCTATGA
- a CDS encoding DUF2007 domain-containing protein has protein sequence MIELIRTNDIVLLGAVEAFLKEAGIHVFVADGYMSVLEGSVGALQRRLLVAADQAEEARQLLREAGFGGELRVD, from the coding sequence ATGATCGAACTCATCCGCACCAATGACATCGTTCTTCTGGGCGCCGTCGAGGCCTTCCTCAAGGAGGCTGGAATCCATGTTTTCGTTGCAGACGGGTATATGAGCGTCCTCGAAGGATCGGTCGGGGCCTTGCAGCGCCGCCTGCTCGTCGCCGCAGACCAGGCGGAGGAGGCGCGGCAATTGCTGCGCGAGGCCGGTTTTGGCGGAGAGCTGCGTGTCGACTGA